A genomic stretch from Macadamia integrifolia cultivar HAES 741 unplaced genomic scaffold, SCU_Mint_v3 scaffold526, whole genome shotgun sequence includes:
- the LOC122069041 gene encoding uncharacterized protein LOC122069041 — MDPWREYDEMYYDKRKKIIILMGIAMVAVEQYKKLFLHKQPYRGESLRRFIETERIIGVSDCTCRSIIRMSRKAFFSLCQLVQESDLLIDSPTVRVEQQLVVFLQTIAHNLKNRKVVHDFGHSGETVSRYFNLVLGAVIKLYPILLKPLCTTTHKRISSNRRSFYPYFKDCIGAIDGSHVPAWVTLDQHRRFRDRHGEISQNILAACDFNMKFTYILSGWEGSASDSRILEDALHRDGEGRVLVPQGKFYLVDAGFANQKGFLRPYRNVCYHLKEWHNSNQSPTDKKELFNLRHSELRNVIERAFRLLKSKFKILKSQAKYPYKTQTRIVLACVLIHNHILTENSAQEEEGFIADEEAEAKTNGQKTQEETNMVVDSDASDSDSDGEDFQNENWEQFRDELADVMWDDWMEGDVESEHDSDETIGGSE; from the coding sequence ATGGATCCATGGAGAGAATATGATGAGATGTATTATGATAAGCGCAAGAAAATCATTATCTTAATGGGAATTGCTATGGTAGCAGTGGAAcaatacaaaaaattatttcttcatAAACAACCATATCGTGGTGAGAGTCTTAGACGATTCATTGAGACAGAGAGAATTATTGGTGTGTCTGACTGCACATGTCGGAGCATCATAAGAATGAGCAGAAAAGCATTCTTCTCTCTATGTCAATTGGTGCAAGAGTCAGACCTTCTTATAGATAGCCCAACAGTACGAGTCGAGCAACAGTTGGTAGTGTTCTTACAAACCATTGCTCATAATTTGAAGAACCGAAAAGTAGTACATGATTTTGGCCATTCGGGTGAAACTGTAAGCCGATACTTTAATTTAGTGTTGGGTGCTGTAATAAAATTGTACCCAATACTACTCAAGCCACTGTGTACCACAACACATAAGCGAATCTCCAGTAACCGTAGAAGCTTCTACCCATACTTTAAAGACTGTATTGGAGCTATTGATGGTTCACATGTTCCGGCTTGGGTAACACTTGACCAACATCGTCGTTTTCGTGATAGGCATGGAGAAATATCTCAGAATATCTTAGCTGCATGTGACTTTAATATGAAATTCACATACATACTTTCTGGCTGGGAAGGATCTGCttcagattcaagaattttggaAGATGCTCTACACAGAGATGGTGAGGGACGGGTTTTGGTACctcaaggaaaattttatttggttgaTGCAGGTTTTGCTAACCAAAAGGGGTTTCTGAGGCCATATCGTAATGTGTGTTACCATTTGAAAGAGTGGCATAACTCAAACCAGTCTCCAACAGATAAGAAGGAACTGTTTAACTTGCGGCATTCCGAGTTAAGGAATGTAATTGAACGTGCATTCCGCCTTTTGAAGTCTAAATTTAAGATTCTAAAAAGTCAAGCAAAGTACCCATATAAGACACAAACAAGGATCGTGCTTGCATGTGTTCTTATACACAATCATATTCTGACTGAAAATAGtgctcaagaagaagaaggtttcATTGCAGATGAGGAAGCAGAGGCAAAAACTAATGGACAGAAAACTCAGGAGGAAACAAATATGGTGGTTGATAGTGATGCTAGTGACAGTGATAGTGATGGGGAAGATTTTCAGAATGAGAACTGGGAACAATTCCGGGATGAATTGGCTGACGTAATGTGGGATGATTGGATGGAAGGAGATGTAGAGTCTGAGCATGATAGTGATGAAACAATTGGTGGTTCTGAATGA